One stretch of Thalassophryne amazonica chromosome 19, fThaAma1.1, whole genome shotgun sequence DNA includes these proteins:
- the g2e3 gene encoding LOW QUALITY PROTEIN: G2/M phase-specific E3 ubiquitin-protein ligase (The sequence of the model RefSeq protein was modified relative to this genomic sequence to represent the inferred CDS: inserted 1 base in 1 codon), translated as MDLKWKKRAPRFYSMKKAARSQIVHADGVQPEEYCALCRCSDDDPAMFGEKVSLKEHKFSVHYFCLLTACGVFQRGQENEGVFGFLVDDIIKEMRRSARLTCSACKKKGACIGCNVKSCRKMAHLPCRRKIKFISQFTGDFPSYCQDHSPTQTLCIGLDLSLPQSCSICLDTIDPVLSYSVLKCPSCHASWFHRDCVQHQAHSAGLFFFRCTLCNNKDNFQEEMLRMGIYIPERDASWELEANAYSELLEVYNQCDAVTCLCNNGRTHSAMTGWFEVIRCLLCGSKATHRKCSGLNVKTRDWACFECTQATDGKASLVASPQGGQRKNQLSKRRLSSLYSSVVCKRPALPISSPEELLQVLSPQLSPVTVQVEVHGDQALSAGLALIRRNDFNPTHTLAVSFKDDQQIAFPSSLCNASTARQYFLKLLVQQIQDSAVFEGPEGSKNLALDSQALRDDLYFDTGCLLALSLVHGGPPITFFSRALYQCLFNYPANTPFTITQMTPNTHLTRQVSQIAEAETLDELKEVATANWEFLELAGCNRPISSLEERDXLVEDLVTFTLITRMQLPLQRFREGLQTLGVFDQVQLFPSVFCSILCEAAVQLTAQTVGELFAIKFSESADLMDREMPVVTFWRHLLVECEVGRSSISLQDLLRFTTGAEQLPTSGLLPPASISFLHPLRTEEGWRNEALFPHSRPSSNHLLLPVISSYQAFKSSMEQAISHHVHLLPRDS; from the exons ATGGACCTAAAGTGGAAGAAACGAGCTCCAAG GTTTTACAGCATGAAGAAGGCGGCGAGGTCTCAGATTGTCCACGCTGATGGTGTCCAGCCAGAGGAGT ATTGCGCTCTGTGCAGATGTAGTGATGATGATCCAGCCATGTTTGGGGAAAAGGTTTCACTCAAAGAGCATAAATTCTCTGTCCACTACTTCTGTTTG CTGACGGCCTGCGGTGTTTTCCAGCGGGGGCAGGAGAATGAGGGCGTCTTTGGCTTCCTGGTCGACGACATCATAAAGGAGATGCGACGGTCAGCTCGACTG ACGTGTTCAGCGTGTAAGAAGAAAGGCGCGTGTATCGGCTGCAATGTCAAAAGCTGCAGGAAGATGGCTCACTTGCCCTGCAGGAGGAAAATCAAGTTCATCTCTCAGTTCACAGGCGACTTCCC GTCATACTGTCAGGACCACAGTCCCACTCAGACCCTGTGCATTGGGCTGGACCTCAGTCTGCCTCAGTCCTGCTCCATCTGTTTGGACACCATCGATCCCGTTCTGTCCTACTCGGTGCTTAAGTGTCCCTCCTGTCACGCTAGCTGGTTCCACCGGGACTGTGTGCAG CATCAGGCCCACAGCGCCGGCCTCTTCTTCTTCAGATGTACTCTCTGCAACAACAAGGACAACTTCCAGGAGGAGATGCTGAGGATGGGAATCTATATCCCAGAGAG AGATGCATCATGGGAGTTGGAGGCAAATGCTTATTCTGAGCTGCTTGAGGTTTACAACCAGTGCGACGCAGTCACGTGCCTCTGCAACAACGGACGCACTCACTCTGCCATGACCGG CTGGTTTGAGGTGATTCGCTGCCTCCTGTGTGGATCCAAAGCCACTCACAGGAAGTGTTCCGGGCTGAACGTGAAGACCAGAGACTGGGCCTGCTTCGAGTGCACTCAAGCTACTGATGGAAAAG CCTCTCTGGTGGCGTCTCCTCAGGGAGGTCAGAGGAAGAACCAGCTGTCCAAACGCCGCCTGTCCTCTCTCTACTCCTCCGTCGTCTGTAAACG GCCAGCCTTACCCATCAGCTCACCAGAGGAGCTCCTCCAGGTGCTGTCCCCACAGCTCAGTCCTGTCACAGTCCAGGTGGAGGTACACGGGGACCAGGCTCTGTCAGCCGGCCTCGCCCTCATCAGGAGGAACGACTTCAACCCCACACACACGCTGGCTGTCAG CTTCAAAGACGACCAGCAGATTGCGTTTCCCAGCAGCCTGTGCAACGCCAGTACAGCCAGGCAGTACTTCCTGAAACTGCTGGTGCAGCAGATCCAGGACTCAGCTGTGTTTGAGGGTCCGGAAGGATCCAAAAACCTGGCGCTGGACTCCCAAG CTCTCCGGGACGACCTGTACTTTGACACTGGCTGCCTGCTGGCGTTGTCGCTGGTCCACGGCGGTCCTCCCATTACATTCTTCTCCCGCGCTCTGTACCAGTGTCTATTCAACTACCCGGCCAACACGCCGTTCACCATCACACAGATGACACCCAACACGCACCTCACACGCCAAGTCAGCCAG ATAGCGGAGGCGGAGACTTTGGATGAGCTGAAGGAGGTGGCGACAGCGAACTGGGAGTTCCTGGAGCTGGCCGGGTGCAATCGACCAATCAGCAGTCTGGAGGAAAGAG GTCTAGTGGAGGATCTGGTCACCTTCACACTGATCACCAGGATGCAGCTGCCACTGCAGAG GTTTCGGGAAGGACTGCAGACTTTAGGTGTCTTTGACCAG GTGCAGCTCTTTCCATCAGTCTTCTGCAGCATTTTGTGCGAAGCAGCTGTTCAGCTCACAGCACAGACGGTTGGTGAGCTTTTTGCCATAAAATTCTCTGAGAGTGCAGATCTCATGGACAGAGAGATGCCTGTTGTCACCttctggagacacctgctggtcgAGTGTGAAG TCGGGAGGAGCTCCATCTCCCTGCAGGACCTCCTCCGTTTCACTACAGGAGCTGAACAGCTGCCGACAAGCGGCCTCCTCCCTCCTGCTTCCATCTCCTTCCTCCACCCCCTCAGAACTGAGGAGGGATGGAGGAATGAGGCTCTGTTCCCTCACAGCAGGCCCAGCTCCAACCATCTCCTTCTGCCAGTCATCTCTTCCTATCAGGCCTTCAAAAGCTCCATGGAGCAAGCCATCAGCCACCATGTGCACCTCCTCCCAAGAGACAGCTAG